Below is a genomic region from Flavobacterium ginsengisoli.
AAAAATTAATAGAATCTCAAAGTATCTGGTTGAATAACTCACCATCGGTTTTAATTCTTAAACCATAAAGTTTTAAAATTTTAATAAATAAAAATCCCAAATTCCAATTTTACCTATTGGAGTTTGGGATTTTTTATATGGCGCATAACTTTGTCAAAATTTTAAACTTTGACAAAGTTATATGTCCAAAGATTGTAAGTTGAAATTTCGAAATTAAAGTCCTAAATCAAGAACATAAGAAATCTTAACCGCGATATTATCTTCAAATTTCATTAACTGATTTGGCCCATATCTATAAAATCCGCCTAAACCAAAGCCCTTAAAAATTCTGTTCAATTCGATTCCCGATTCAAAATAACCTTTATCGAGCGTTTTGTAAGTTGGACCAACATGTTGTTCTGGTTTTTCCATACTTCCCCAAGCCATTCTAGAAACTATAACAAGAGATGGTCGTACTTTTTTGAAAAGTGTAATTCGGTCAAAACCATGTTTAATTTGAAACATTAGATATTGGCTCGAGAAGAACTCATTAAAATACATGGTTTCAAAAGAGTTTCTTCCTGCAAAAGTAATACGCTGAATAACGGTTTCTTTAGTTAAGTTATTCGGAGCTGTATTGTACAAATGCGTAATTGGAACATCTCCCATTGCATAACCCGCCTGTAAAAGCAAACTTGTTTTTTGACGATTTAAGTACTTTTTTTCGTATTCTGCTTTAAAATCTATTTTGCTAAAAGTAAAATCATTATCAAAAACATTTGGCAAAGATTGTGTGTATTGGAAAGTAAACCTCGGAAATTTTTTATCGCTTTCAGTTCTTCCTGTCGGAGTTTGCATGTAATTGCTAAAGGGTGCCCATAGAATAGAAAGCATTGCCGTGGTCATAACATAATTGGAATATAATTTTCCGTTAAGATTAAAAAGATAATCAAATTTTGGCTCGATATAATTTCGTGAAAGCTCCAGAATAGCCTCAGTTTTCGGAATAAATTTGGTTTGAACATTTCCTCTCCATCCCGTATATTCATAAAATGTGCTAATGTTGATAGGGCGAGGATCGTAAATTTTAAAAACACGTCTATCAACCGAAAAGACAGTACTTGCAATTTCTCGAACATCGTCGGCATAATAGCCATTAAACCAAGTATTGGTATGTTTGTCTAATAAAACACCGCCTCCAACGCTGTATTTAAAAACACCATCTTTTGTTCCGTAAGCGGTATAGCCTTCAAGACGGAAATTTTTAGATAAACGGTCATTTGTAATACCGCCTATGCCAAGACGAAAACCTTCGTAATTGTTATAGCTTATGATTTTTTTCAAATCCAAATCGACAGGACCAATCGGGTAGAAGCCGTTGATGATTTTTCGGCCAATTCCCAAACGTTTTTCGATTCGATTTCGAATAGAAAGACTATCTAATAGCAGATATGTTTTTTGGCTCTTTAAATCAAGATTTTCTTTTCTATAGGCTTCCCAGAAACTTTCTGGTTTTTTTGCCGCATCGTCTTTAATTTCGATATAAAGAGATGGGTTTTTTATTGGGTTGTTGGTGTTAACACGAATATCAAAACTATTACTTTCAGAAAGCAGATAAGTAAAATCTGAAGCTACTTTTTTTCGCGATTCAAAATTCTCTTCAACGTCTCCATCAAATTGAATGGTTCCTCCAAGAA
It encodes:
- a CDS encoding DUF5686 family protein, whose protein sequence is MKLFCFLTLFFTLTLQAQIQINGIVTDSNNKPLPFATITTSENNNTITDVDGKFIFKISSSATSLTVSYIGFQTKTIALINTKTFYSVALLQQTDDLKEVVVSNENPALTIIKKVIANKSINDPQKKLDNFEYKTYNKLIVTANPDSIDGRIDTSAAYKDLNKKIINIDSSDYKFKEIVSKRHLFQTEKVSQYQFGNNKLKETVLGTKIAGFKQPIYEVLAFNLQSISIYDSKYELFETKYENPISKNAPSNYNYKLLDTVSIKGRDTYMIYFKNKSRHRASGLEGVLYIDKENFAVAKAVMRIKGVLDISGIHEFEYIPKEKIWFQSNTTFKIVKGKNDDDIRILGGTIQFDGDVEENFESRKKVASDFTYLLSESNSFDIRVNTNNPIKNPSLYIEIKDDAAKKPESFWEAYRKENLDLKSQKTYLLLDSLSIRNRIEKRLGIGRKIINGFYPIGPVDLDLKKIISYNNYEGFRLGIGGITNDRLSKNFRLEGYTAYGTKDGVFKYSVGGGVLLDKHTNTWFNGYYADDVREIASTVFSVDRRVFKIYDPRPINISTFYEYTGWRGNVQTKFIPKTEAILELSRNYIEPKFDYLFNLNGKLYSNYVMTTAMLSILWAPFSNYMQTPTGRTESDKKFPRFTFQYTQSLPNVFDNDFTFSKIDFKAEYEKKYLNRQKTSLLLQAGYAMGDVPITHLYNTAPNNLTKETVIQRITFAGRNSFETMYFNEFFSSQYLMFQIKHGFDRITLFKKVRPSLVIVSRMAWGSMEKPEQHVGPTYKTLDKGYFESGIELNRIFKGFGLGGFYRYGPNQLMKFEDNIAVKISYVLDLGL